A genomic window from Glycine max cultivar Williams 82 chromosome 17, Glycine_max_v4.0, whole genome shotgun sequence includes:
- the LOC100817992 gene encoding protein ELF4-LIKE 3: MEGDTFSGLGNGTQIDSKILQTFKKSFVQVQNILDQNRVLINEINQNHESKVPDNLSRNVGLIRELNNNIRRVVDLYADLSSSFTKSMEVSSEGDSSGAVKSDGKAGHKRHRPL; encoded by the coding sequence atggaggGTGACACATTCTCTGGTCTTGGCAACGGTACCCAGATTGATAGCAAGATCTTGCAGACATTTAAGAAAAGCTTTGTTCAAGTCCAGAACATCTTGGATCAGAACCGGGTACTCATCAATGAGATAAACCAGAATCATGAGTCCAAGGTCCCTGACAACCTCAGCAGAAACGTTGGACTTATTAGGGAGCTCAACAACAACATCAGAAGAGTGGTTGACCTTTATGCGGATCTTTCAAGTTCTTTCACCAAATCCATGGAAGTTTCTTCCGAAGGGGATTCAAGTGGTGCTGTAAAATCTGATGGCAAAGCTGGCCACAAGCGACACAGGCCTCTTTAG
- the LOC102668514 gene encoding RING-H2 finger protein ATL52, whose amino-acid sequence MGDFQGPFIVSPPPSLSSSDKSSTTMLYYGLVVVGIAAMALALYNFIIIKRSRRRHMQSQAAGANGLVEGAVMESSGTENCQRNNFNMLSSFKYKKEGIGNDGDYDYECPVCLSGFEEGEEVRKLPRCKHWFHAPCIDMWLYSHLDCPICRTPVGQFCHRFHSGLGLLESSGGGGGGGGVSVV is encoded by the coding sequence ATGGGTGATTTCCAAGGCCCCTTCATAGTGTCACCCCCTCCTTCACTCTCTTCCTCGGATAAATCCAGCACAACCATGCTATACTATGGGCTAGTAGTGGTGGGGATTGCAGCCATGGCATTAGCCCTATATaacttcatcatcatcaaacgAAGTAGAAGGCGCCATATGCAATCACAGGCTGCAGGGGCAAATGGGTTGGTGGAGGGGGCGGTGATGGAAAGTAGTGGAACTGAGAACTGCCAAAGGAACAACTTCAACATGCTCTCAAGCTTCAAGTACAAGAAAGAAGGAATTGGAAATGATGgtgattatgattatgaatgcCCAGTTTGCTTATCGGGTTTTGAAGAAGGTGAAGAAGTGAGGAAGCTGCCACGGTGCAAGCACTGGTTCCACGCACCGTGCATAGACATGTGGCTCTACTCTCATCTCGATTGCCCAATTTGTCGAACACCTGTTGGGCAATTCTGTCACCGTTTCCATTCTGGTCTGGGGTTACTGGAATccagtggtggtggtggcggtggCGGTGGCGTCTCGGTAGTATGA
- the LOC100819241 gene encoding vacuolar protein sorting-associated protein 2 homolog 1 encodes MSFIFGKRKTPAELLRENKRMLDKSIREIDRERQGLQSQEKKLILEIKKSAKQGQMGAVKVMAKDLVRTKHQIEKFYKLKSQLQGVSLRIQTLKSTQAMGEAMKGVTKAMGHMNRQMNLPSLQKILQEFETQNERMELITEVMGDAIDDALEGDEEEEETEDLVNQVLDEIGIDINQELLSAPSTAVAASAAKTKVPQVETVGNDDATIDSNLQARLDNLRKM; translated from the exons ATGAGTTTCATCTTTGGAAAGAGGAAAACTCCTGCAG AACTTTTGCGGGAAAATAAGAGAATGCTGGACAAATCAATTAGAGAAATAGATCGAGAGAGACAAGGTTTGCAGTCACAGGAGAAGAAACTGATATTGGAGATAAAGAAAAGTGCCAAACAAGGCCAGATG GGAGCTGTTAAAGTGATGGCAAAAGATCTTGTTAGAACAAAGCATCAGATTGAAAAGTTTTATAAGCTCAAATCACAGCTCCAGGGTGTATCCCTCAGAATTCAA ACTTTGAAATCAACACAAGCAATGGGGGAGGCAATGAAAGGTGTGACTAAGGCAATGGGACATATGAATAGGCAGATGAACTTGCCATCATTGCAGAAAATCTTACAAGAATTTGAGACACAGAATGAGAGGATGGAATTGATTACAGAGGTGATGGGAGATGCAATAGATGATGCTTTGGAAGgggatgaggaagaagaagaaacagaagACCTAGTGAACCAGGTTCTTGATGAGATTGGAATTGACATAAACCaagag CTTTTGAGTGCACCATCAACTGCAGTTGCTGCCTCAGCTGCAAAGACTAAGGTGCCTCAAGTTGAAACTGTTGGGAATGATGATGCCACGATAGATAGCAATTTGCAGGCAAGGTTAgacaatttaagaaaaatgtaa
- the LOC100803228 gene encoding protein BIG GRAIN 1-like C isoform X2, giving the protein MHERSMKEAAGTCPQRRRTPSFSSSLLDAIYRSIDESKSNLHDDQQLGHHHHHDQTLATHSFTSEEKGGKKERMNLRRAVMLEDWMEKYGSSRSLNAQLLNSSSSSSECSSAGGIFSSSETDTTTTTLKKQRPARPTSEKKKKKKKKQDHIMSSEKKNKEGGFARTKLRALKIYGELNQRVKQPISPGSRIASFLSSIFNSQNVKKAKMCYVGAVEDVSFEHKSKSPCFSSTPSSFSRRSCMSKTPSSAKKPNNNGVKRSVRFYPVSVILGEDSEPQSNSHSHNKKCNNIYESESNLTVRKITRSSSIKELKKNTVRGKENATEEAAARGFVKGYRNSDLFELDHLIGAARYQEELPVYETTNLETNKAIASGLCL; this is encoded by the exons ATGCACGAGAGATCGATGAAAGAAGCTGCTGGCACGTGCCCACAAAGGAGAAgaaccccttccttctcctCTTCTCTTCTCGACGCCATTTACCGCTCCATTGACGAATCAAAATCCAACCTTCACGACGATCAACAACTgggtcaccaccaccaccacgatCAAACCTTAGCCACACACAGTTTCACCTCTGAAGAAAAAGGTGGCAAAAAGGAGAGAATGAATCTTCGCCGAGCAGTGATGTTGGAAGATTGGATGGAGAAGTATGGTTCTTCCCGTTCCCTCAATGCTCAGTTGCTAAACTCGAGTTCAAGCTCCTCAGAATGCAGCTCTGCAGGGGGAATATTCTCCTCTTCAGAAACAGACACGACAACAACAACCTTGAAGAAACAAAGACCAGCAAGGCCCAcatcggagaagaagaagaagaagaagaagaagcaggacCATATAATGAGTtcagaaaaaaagaacaaagaagGTGGTTTTGCAAGGACCAAGTTGAGGGCGTTGAAAATTTACGGTGAATTGAACCAGAGAGTGAAGCAACCCATTTCACCAGGGAGTAGAATAGCTAGCTTCCTTAGCTCCATCTTCAACTCACAGAACGTGAAGAAAGCCAAAATGTGTTACGTTGGAGCCGTTGAAGATGTTAGCTTCGAGCACAAATCAAAGTCCCCTTGTTTCTCTTCCACGCCTTCTTCGTTTTCTAGAAGGTCTTGCATGAGCAAAACACCCTCTTCGGCTAAAAAACCCAACAACAATGGAGTCAAAAGATCCGTGAGGTTTTACCCCGTTAGCGTAATCCTAGGTGAGGATTCTGAACCGCAATCTAATAGTCATAGTCATAATAAGAAATGTAACAACATTTATGAGAGTGAATCTAATCTCACTGTGAGAAAGATTACTAGAAGTTCTTCCATAAAGGAGCTGAAGAAGAACACTGTTCGGGGAAAAGAAAATGCAACCGAAGAAGCAGCAGCTAGGGGTTTTGTAAAAGGTTACCGAAATTCTG ATTTGTTTGAGCTGGATCATCTTATTGGAGCTGCAAGGTACCAAGAAGAGCTTCCTGTCTATGAAACTACCAATTTGGAAACAAATAAAGCCATTGCTAGTGGTCTATGTTTGTAG
- the LOC100803228 gene encoding protein BIG GRAIN 1-like B isoform X1, with amino-acid sequence MHERSMKEAAGTCPQRRRTPSFSSSLLDAIYRSIDESKSNLHDDQQLGHHHHHDQTLATHSFTSEEKGGKKERMNLRRAVMLEDWMEKYGSSRSLNAQLLNSSSSSSECSSAGGIFSSSETDTTTTTLKKQRPARPTSEKKKKKKKKQDHIMSSEKKNKEGGFARTKLRALKIYGELNQRVKQPISPGSRIASFLSSIFNSQNVKKAKMCYVGAVEDVSFEHKSKSPCFSSTPSSFSRRSCMSKTPSSAKKPNNNGVKRSVRFYPVSVILGEDSEPQSNSHSHNKKCNNIYESESNLTVRKITRSSSIKELKKNTVRGKENATEEAAARGFVKGYRNSGKGEFDFIGFYGNGENENDENDDDDDVSCSSSDLFELDHLIGAARYQEELPVYETTNLETNKAIASGLCL; translated from the coding sequence ATGCACGAGAGATCGATGAAAGAAGCTGCTGGCACGTGCCCACAAAGGAGAAgaaccccttccttctcctCTTCTCTTCTCGACGCCATTTACCGCTCCATTGACGAATCAAAATCCAACCTTCACGACGATCAACAACTgggtcaccaccaccaccacgatCAAACCTTAGCCACACACAGTTTCACCTCTGAAGAAAAAGGTGGCAAAAAGGAGAGAATGAATCTTCGCCGAGCAGTGATGTTGGAAGATTGGATGGAGAAGTATGGTTCTTCCCGTTCCCTCAATGCTCAGTTGCTAAACTCGAGTTCAAGCTCCTCAGAATGCAGCTCTGCAGGGGGAATATTCTCCTCTTCAGAAACAGACACGACAACAACAACCTTGAAGAAACAAAGACCAGCAAGGCCCAcatcggagaagaagaagaagaagaagaagaagcaggacCATATAATGAGTtcagaaaaaaagaacaaagaagGTGGTTTTGCAAGGACCAAGTTGAGGGCGTTGAAAATTTACGGTGAATTGAACCAGAGAGTGAAGCAACCCATTTCACCAGGGAGTAGAATAGCTAGCTTCCTTAGCTCCATCTTCAACTCACAGAACGTGAAGAAAGCCAAAATGTGTTACGTTGGAGCCGTTGAAGATGTTAGCTTCGAGCACAAATCAAAGTCCCCTTGTTTCTCTTCCACGCCTTCTTCGTTTTCTAGAAGGTCTTGCATGAGCAAAACACCCTCTTCGGCTAAAAAACCCAACAACAATGGAGTCAAAAGATCCGTGAGGTTTTACCCCGTTAGCGTAATCCTAGGTGAGGATTCTGAACCGCAATCTAATAGTCATAGTCATAATAAGAAATGTAACAACATTTATGAGAGTGAATCTAATCTCACTGTGAGAAAGATTACTAGAAGTTCTTCCATAAAGGAGCTGAAGAAGAACACTGTTCGGGGAAAAGAAAATGCAACCGAAGAAGCAGCAGCTAGGGGTTTTGTAAAAGGTTACCGAAATTCTGGTAAGGgtgaatttgattttatagGTTTTTATGGTAATGGTGAGAATGAGAATgatgaaaatgatgatgatgatgatgtgagTTGTTCAAGTTCAGATTTGTTTGAGCTGGATCATCTTATTGGAGCTGCAAGGTACCAAGAAGAGCTTCCTGTCTATGAAACTACCAATTTGGAAACAAATAAAGCCATTGCTAGTGGTCTATGTTTGTAG
- the LOC100777018 gene encoding protein Brevis radix-like 4 isoform X4: MALKASGAYKHCAPCTGPATQGRVRSNATELDADSDRFRWSYRRTGSSSSTTTRTWGKEMEARLKGISSGEGTPNSASGRRAEPVVLFVEENEPKEWVAQVEPGVLITFVSLPRGGNDLKRIRFSREMFNKWQAQRWWAENYDKVMELYNVQRFNRQAFPLPTPLRSEDESSKLESVEESPVTPPLNSERLPRNMYRPTGMGMGYSSSDSFDHQSMQSRHFYDSNGMNSTPKVSTISAAKTEISSMEASIRSSSSREADRSGDFSISNASELETEWVEQDEPGVYITIRALPGGARELKRVRFRSLWNLFLGVLMCYIAEKSLGRCMLDYGGKRTVPEYMNNTCEL, encoded by the exons ATGGCGTTGAAGGCTTCGGGAGCGTACAAGCATTGCGCACCGTGCACGGGGCCAGCGACGCAGGGGCGAGTTCGGAGCAACGCCACCGAGTTGGACGCGGATTCGGACCGGTTCCGGTGGTCGTACCGGAGAACGGGGAGCTCGAGCTCGACGACGACAAGGACGTGGGGGAAGGAGATGGAGGCGCGGCTGAAGGGGATTTCGAGCGGGGAGGGAACGCCGAACTCCGCCAGCGGACGGAGGGCGGAGCCGGTGGTGCTGTTCGTTGAAGAGAACGAGCCGAAGGAGTGGGTTGCGCAGGTGGAGCCTGGCGTTTTGATTACGTTCGTGTCGTTGCCACGTGGCGGGAACGATCTCAAGCGTATACGGTTCAG TCGAGAGATGTTCAATAAATGGCAAGCTCAAAGGTGGTGGGCAGAGAACTACGACAAGGTTATGGAACTTTACAatgttcaaaggtttaaccgccaaGCATTTCCTCTTCCAACGCCTCTAAGATCTGAAGATGAG AGCTCAAAGCTTGAATCAGTAGAAGAAAGCCCTGTAACACCTCCACTGAACAGTGAGCGGTTACCTCGTAATATGTACCGTCCAACAGGGATGGGAATGGGTTACTCATCCTCAGATTCCTTTGATCATCAGTCTATGCAATCTCGGCATTTCTATGACTCAAATGGTATGAACTCAACACCAAAAGTGTCCACCATTAGTGCGGCCAAGACAGAGATATCATCAATGGAGGCTTCTATCAGAAGTAGCTCATCCAGAGAGGCTGATCGCTCGGGTGATTTTTCAATCAGTAATGCTAGTGAATTGGAGACTGAATGGGTTGAACAGGATGAACCTGGGGTTTACATTACGATCAGAGCATTGCCAGGTGGTGCAAGAGAGCTCAAACGAGTCAGGTTCAG AAGTCTATGGAATTTATTTCTTGGTGTTCTCATGTGTTACATAGCCGAGAAAAGTTTGGGGAGATGCATGCTAGATTATGGTGGGAAGAGAACCGTGCCAGAATACATGAACAATACTTGTGAGTTGTGA
- the LOC100777018 gene encoding protein Brevis radix-like 4 isoform X1, whose product MLTCIARPKKPDESDPDNATSAAKSQAIKSLTSQIRDMALKASGAYKHCAPCTGPATQGRVRSNATELDADSDRFRWSYRRTGSSSSTTTRTWGKEMEARLKGISSGEGTPNSASGRRAEPVVLFVEENEPKEWVAQVEPGVLITFVSLPRGGNDLKRIRFSREMFNKWQAQRWWAENYDKVMELYNVQRFNRQAFPLPTPLRSEDESSKLESVEESPVTPPLNSERLPRNMYRPTGMGMGYSSSDSFDHQSMQSRHFYDSNGMNSTPKVSTISAAKTEISSMEASIRSSSSREADRSGDFSISNASELETEWVEQDEPGVYITIRALPGGARELKRVRFRSLWNLFLGVLMCYIAEKSLGRCMLDYGGKRTVPEYMNNTCEL is encoded by the exons ATGCTTACGTGCATAGCTCGTCCAAAGAAACCTGATGAATCGGATCCGGACAACGCGACAAGCGCCGCTAAATCGCAAGCCATCAAATCCCTTACTTCTCAG ATAAGGGATATGGCGTTGAAGGCTTCGGGAGCGTACAAGCATTGCGCACCGTGCACGGGGCCAGCGACGCAGGGGCGAGTTCGGAGCAACGCCACCGAGTTGGACGCGGATTCGGACCGGTTCCGGTGGTCGTACCGGAGAACGGGGAGCTCGAGCTCGACGACGACAAGGACGTGGGGGAAGGAGATGGAGGCGCGGCTGAAGGGGATTTCGAGCGGGGAGGGAACGCCGAACTCCGCCAGCGGACGGAGGGCGGAGCCGGTGGTGCTGTTCGTTGAAGAGAACGAGCCGAAGGAGTGGGTTGCGCAGGTGGAGCCTGGCGTTTTGATTACGTTCGTGTCGTTGCCACGTGGCGGGAACGATCTCAAGCGTATACGGTTCAG TCGAGAGATGTTCAATAAATGGCAAGCTCAAAGGTGGTGGGCAGAGAACTACGACAAGGTTATGGAACTTTACAatgttcaaaggtttaaccgccaaGCATTTCCTCTTCCAACGCCTCTAAGATCTGAAGATGAG AGCTCAAAGCTTGAATCAGTAGAAGAAAGCCCTGTAACACCTCCACTGAACAGTGAGCGGTTACCTCGTAATATGTACCGTCCAACAGGGATGGGAATGGGTTACTCATCCTCAGATTCCTTTGATCATCAGTCTATGCAATCTCGGCATTTCTATGACTCAAATGGTATGAACTCAACACCAAAAGTGTCCACCATTAGTGCGGCCAAGACAGAGATATCATCAATGGAGGCTTCTATCAGAAGTAGCTCATCCAGAGAGGCTGATCGCTCGGGTGATTTTTCAATCAGTAATGCTAGTGAATTGGAGACTGAATGGGTTGAACAGGATGAACCTGGGGTTTACATTACGATCAGAGCATTGCCAGGTGGTGCAAGAGAGCTCAAACGAGTCAGGTTCAG AAGTCTATGGAATTTATTTCTTGGTGTTCTCATGTGTTACATAGCCGAGAAAAGTTTGGGGAGATGCATGCTAGATTATGGTGGGAAGAGAACCGTGCCAGAATACATGAACAATACTTGTGAGTTGTGA
- the LOC100777018 gene encoding protein Brevis radix-like 4 isoform X3, with the protein MLTCIARPKKPDESDPDNATSAAKSQAIKSLTSQIRDMALKASGAYKHCAPCTGPATQGRVRSNATELDADSDRFRWSYRRTGSSSSTTTRTWGKEMEARLKGISSGEGTPNSASGRRAEPVVLFVEENEPKEWVAQVEPGVLITFVSLPRGGNDLKRIRFSREMFNKWQAQRWWAENYDKVMELYNVQRFNRQAFPLPTPLRSEDESSKLESVEESPVTPPLNSERLPRNMYRPTGMGMGYSSSDSFDHQSMQSRHFYDSNGMNSTPKVSTISAAKTEISSMEASIRSSSSREADRSGDFSISNASELETEWVEQDEPGVYITIRALPGGARELKRVRFSREKFGEMHARLWWEENRARIHEQYL; encoded by the exons ATGCTTACGTGCATAGCTCGTCCAAAGAAACCTGATGAATCGGATCCGGACAACGCGACAAGCGCCGCTAAATCGCAAGCCATCAAATCCCTTACTTCTCAG ATAAGGGATATGGCGTTGAAGGCTTCGGGAGCGTACAAGCATTGCGCACCGTGCACGGGGCCAGCGACGCAGGGGCGAGTTCGGAGCAACGCCACCGAGTTGGACGCGGATTCGGACCGGTTCCGGTGGTCGTACCGGAGAACGGGGAGCTCGAGCTCGACGACGACAAGGACGTGGGGGAAGGAGATGGAGGCGCGGCTGAAGGGGATTTCGAGCGGGGAGGGAACGCCGAACTCCGCCAGCGGACGGAGGGCGGAGCCGGTGGTGCTGTTCGTTGAAGAGAACGAGCCGAAGGAGTGGGTTGCGCAGGTGGAGCCTGGCGTTTTGATTACGTTCGTGTCGTTGCCACGTGGCGGGAACGATCTCAAGCGTATACGGTTCAG TCGAGAGATGTTCAATAAATGGCAAGCTCAAAGGTGGTGGGCAGAGAACTACGACAAGGTTATGGAACTTTACAatgttcaaaggtttaaccgccaaGCATTTCCTCTTCCAACGCCTCTAAGATCTGAAGATGAG AGCTCAAAGCTTGAATCAGTAGAAGAAAGCCCTGTAACACCTCCACTGAACAGTGAGCGGTTACCTCGTAATATGTACCGTCCAACAGGGATGGGAATGGGTTACTCATCCTCAGATTCCTTTGATCATCAGTCTATGCAATCTCGGCATTTCTATGACTCAAATGGTATGAACTCAACACCAAAAGTGTCCACCATTAGTGCGGCCAAGACAGAGATATCATCAATGGAGGCTTCTATCAGAAGTAGCTCATCCAGAGAGGCTGATCGCTCGGGTGATTTTTCAATCAGTAATGCTAGTGAATTGGAGACTGAATGGGTTGAACAGGATGAACCTGGGGTTTACATTACGATCAGAGCATTGCCAGGTGGTGCAAGAGAGCTCAAACGAGTCAGGTTCAG CCGAGAAAAGTTTGGGGAGATGCATGCTAGATTATGGTGGGAAGAGAACCGTGCCAGAATACATGAACAATACTTGTGA
- the LOC100777018 gene encoding protein Brevis radix-like 4 isoform X2: MLTCIARPKKPDESDPDNATSAAKSQAIKSLTSQIRDMALKASGAYKHCAPCTGPATQGRVRSNATELDADSDRFRWSYRRTGSSSSTTTRTWGKEMEARLKGISSGEGTPNSASGRRAEPVVLFVEENEPKEWVAQVEPGVLITFVSLPRGGNDLKRIRFSREMFNKWQAQRWWAENYDKVMELYNVQRFNRQAFPLPTPLRSEDESSKLESVEESPVTPPLNSERLPRNMYRPTGMGMGYSSSDSFDHQSMQSRHFYDSNGMNSTPKVSTISAAKTEISSMEASIRSSSSREADRSGDFSISNASELETEWVEQDEPGVYITIRALPGGARELKRVRFRYTCCQFHDWKMPFSSSLLCQISNHLIQYHLIGL; this comes from the exons ATGCTTACGTGCATAGCTCGTCCAAAGAAACCTGATGAATCGGATCCGGACAACGCGACAAGCGCCGCTAAATCGCAAGCCATCAAATCCCTTACTTCTCAG ATAAGGGATATGGCGTTGAAGGCTTCGGGAGCGTACAAGCATTGCGCACCGTGCACGGGGCCAGCGACGCAGGGGCGAGTTCGGAGCAACGCCACCGAGTTGGACGCGGATTCGGACCGGTTCCGGTGGTCGTACCGGAGAACGGGGAGCTCGAGCTCGACGACGACAAGGACGTGGGGGAAGGAGATGGAGGCGCGGCTGAAGGGGATTTCGAGCGGGGAGGGAACGCCGAACTCCGCCAGCGGACGGAGGGCGGAGCCGGTGGTGCTGTTCGTTGAAGAGAACGAGCCGAAGGAGTGGGTTGCGCAGGTGGAGCCTGGCGTTTTGATTACGTTCGTGTCGTTGCCACGTGGCGGGAACGATCTCAAGCGTATACGGTTCAG TCGAGAGATGTTCAATAAATGGCAAGCTCAAAGGTGGTGGGCAGAGAACTACGACAAGGTTATGGAACTTTACAatgttcaaaggtttaaccgccaaGCATTTCCTCTTCCAACGCCTCTAAGATCTGAAGATGAG AGCTCAAAGCTTGAATCAGTAGAAGAAAGCCCTGTAACACCTCCACTGAACAGTGAGCGGTTACCTCGTAATATGTACCGTCCAACAGGGATGGGAATGGGTTACTCATCCTCAGATTCCTTTGATCATCAGTCTATGCAATCTCGGCATTTCTATGACTCAAATGGTATGAACTCAACACCAAAAGTGTCCACCATTAGTGCGGCCAAGACAGAGATATCATCAATGGAGGCTTCTATCAGAAGTAGCTCATCCAGAGAGGCTGATCGCTCGGGTGATTTTTCAATCAGTAATGCTAGTGAATTGGAGACTGAATGGGTTGAACAGGATGAACCTGGGGTTTACATTACGATCAGAGCATTGCCAGGTGGTGCAAGAGAGCTCAAACGAGTCAGGTTCAGGTACACTTGCTGCCAATTTCATGACTGGAAAATGCCCTTTAGCAGTTCATTACTATGTCAAATATCTAACCATTTAATACAATACCACTTAATTGGCCTATAG